In Carya illinoinensis cultivar Pawnee chromosome 10, C.illinoinensisPawnee_v1, whole genome shotgun sequence, one DNA window encodes the following:
- the LOC122280043 gene encoding nudix hydrolase 15, mitochondrial-like translates to MHYKIFWMHPMTQHRFELCSRVLFPQPLFPARPISHPRLSPLGTFHHAERENAKVFFMIPILRRLSKSVPAIDPLSKLMDASSSLGGSRRLAALAQQLRLYKAPPTLEDINEQCLEETAGKVVSQVGFPESATPIAQDPESFRPKRAAVLVCLFEGDAGDLRVVLTKRSARLSTHSGEIALPGGKADEGDKDDVDTATREAREEIGLDTSLVNVVTVLEPFLSKHLLRVVPVIGILNEKKAFKPAPNPSEVEVVFDAPLEMFIKDENRRAEEREWMGHKYLVHFFDYETENKKYLIWGFTAGILIRAASVVFQRPPAFVEQKLPFKIPRVLGKDTP, encoded by the exons ATGCATTATAAAATTTTCTGGATGCACCCAATGACCCAACATCGTTTCGAATTATGCAGTCGAGTTCTATTCCCGCAACCTCTCTTCCCAGCCAGGCCCATTAGCCATCCTCGCCTGTCGCCTCTCGGCACTTTTCATCACGCTGAAAGAGAGAATGCAAAGGTCTTCTTTATGATTCCAATTCTCCGCAGGCTATCAAAGTCAGTGCCGGCCATAGACCCGCTCTCGAAGCTTATGGACGCGTCCAGCTCCTTAGGAGGCTCTCGGAGACTTGCCGCCTTGGCCCAACAGCTCCGCCTTTACAAGGCTCCGCCTACCCTCGAGGACATCAACGAGCAGTGCCTCGAAGAAACCGCTGGAAAAGTGGTTTCCCAGGTTGGTTTTCCGGAATCGGCCACTCCAATTGCGCAAGATCCAGAAAGTTTTAGACCCAAGAGAGCCGCTGTTTTGGTCTGTctttttgaaggggatgctgGGGATCTGCGCGTGGTTCTCACGAAGCGGTCTGCGAGGCTGTCCACTCATTCCG GTGAAATAGCATTGCCGGGTGGGAAAGCTGACGAGGGGGATAAAGATGATGTAGATACTGCTACAAGGGAGGCGAGGGAGGAGATTGGGTTGGATACTTCACTTGTCAATGTTGTCACTGTACTTGAACCTTTCTTATCTAAG CACCTCCTGAGAGTTGTTCCTGTTATTGGCATACTTAATGAAAAGAAAGCATTTAAGCCTGCTCCAAATCCTTCTGAAGTGGAAGTAGTTTTCGATGCTCCCTTGGAAATGTTCATCAAG GATGAAAATCGGAgagcagaggagagagagtggaTGGGGCACAAGTATCTCGTTCATTTCTTTGACTATGAAACAGAAAACAAGAAGTACTTGATATGGGGTTTTACTGCAGGTATCTTGATAAGAGCTGCATCAGTTGTGTTTCAACGGCCACCAGCTTTTGTGGAACAGAAGCTCCCTTTCAAGATTCCTAGAGTTCTTGGAAAAGATACACCATAA